The Asticcacaulis excentricus CB 48 genomic sequence GACATATTCGGCATCGATAACGTCCTTTCCATTCTGGTCGGGGATTTGACCGGCAATTTTGCCGCAAAGCCATTTTGGCCTGCCCGTTACCTAGCAATGAAAATGCCAGCCCGTAAGGTCGCGTTAAATATTTTTGTCGTTGTTTTCAATGGATATTTTTAAATTGAAAAAGGCGAGAATCATTGACTCTCGCCCTCACCGACCGGCCCTGCCCGGCAAAAACTGCACTAGAGTAAATTTTTAACCGAGCGACGCCCGCACTGTACCAACAAACGCCGGATCGGCGGACGGCGTCGCCTCTTGGCGAGGCATCAGACCCTGCATAATCAGGCGATTGACCTCGATCAGGGGCGCAATTTCTTCCTGACCGCGCATGACGGCCGAGGTATGGCGGTTGACCCAAATAGACAGGGAGACGATCTGCGCGCGCAAGGTTTCAGGCAGGCCATTGCCAGGCAGAGCGCAATCCGTCCCCAGGACTGACCACAGACGGCGGTTCCAGTCGAGCGCATCCATGCGACGAGAAACCTCGCTCCGATCAAGCTCAGCCGCCTCCATCAGCGCGCGGGTAACCTGACCAAACAGACGATACTCCGTCTGGCGCGGATCTTCACTCCGCTGAGCCGTCTTCTGATAGGCCTGTAGAGACATGTCCAAGTCT encodes the following:
- the flaF gene encoding flagellar biosynthesis regulator FlaF, with product MSLQAYQKTAQRSEDPRQTEYRLFGQVTRALMEAAELDRSEVSRRMDALDWNRRLWSVLGTDCALPGNGLPETLRAQIVSLSIWVNRHTSAVMRGQEEIAPLIEVNRLIMQGLMPRQEATPSADPAFVGTVRASLG